A window of Thermococcus sp. genomic DNA:
ATCCGCTTCTCCGTAAGAAAGCCTGGGGAGAATGAAAGACTCATCAGGGCGCTGAAGGATGTCGAAAGGGAAATGGGGAACGGAAGGTAGGGCCTTCAGGCCCCGAACTTCTCGCTCCTGTTCATAAGGTCCATCATTATCGGCACGATGTCATGGCCCTTAATTCTGCCGAGGCCGCCGCGCATGCACTCGCGCTCGCCGAAGGCCTCGGTGTGGTCGGCCCTGACACCGCCGCCCGCTATAAGGAGCGGAACCGGGTCGCCGCTGTGGTTCATGACCTCGCATGGCGTTGAGTGATCGCCGGTTATAGCTATCACCGTCTCCTCAAGGTCGATGTGCTCGATTATGTAGCCTACCATCCTGTCGGCCTTCTCTATCATCTCCGCCTTGAGCTTCGGGTTGTTGTCATGGCCGGCCGCGTCAGTCGGCTTGAAGTGGAGGAAGACGAAGTCGTAATCTTTGAGAAGCTCGACGGCCTTCTTGGCCTTGACCATCTCGTCGGTGTTGTACTCGCCCGTTGCCCCCTCGGGGGTGTAAACGTCGAAGCCTATTGCCCTCGCGACGCCCTTGACGAGCGAGACCGCTATGACAGCCCCGGCCTTAACCTTCCACTGCTCCGTGAACTTCATCGGTATGCCCGGATAGGTGCCAGCGCCGCGGATGAGGAGGTAGTTCGCGACGGGTTTACCCTCCTTCCTGCGCTTCTCGTTGATGGGGTGCTTTTCAAGAACCTCGTGAGCCTGCCTGACGAACTCCTCGAGAATTTCAGCAACGCGCTTGCTCTCCTCGTCTTCCCAGATGAACCTGTGCGGCGGCTTGCCGGCCTCGTGGGGGTCGTTCTCACCGACTTTATAACCGGAGGCCATGCCCTTGAGAACTAAGACGGCCCTGTGGCCGGTCGCGCCTGCGAAGATGAAGTCAACAGGTATCTTGACGTTCTCCTGGATGGCTTTCGCAAGCTCGTGGGCCTCCTCCGTGCTTATCCTGCCCGCGCGCCTGTCAGTTATGATGCCGTTCTCGATGGTGGCGAAGTTGACGCGGAAAGCTAAGTCGTCCTCGCTCAGGTCGAGGCCAACGCCCATGGCCTCGAGGTAGCCCCTTCCCCGGTAGACCGTGTAGGGGTCGTAGCCGAAGATGCTGAGGTGGGCAGTGTCGCTGCCAGCCGGCTGGCCGGGCTTTATCGGGTCCTGCTGGCCGAGGATTCCCATCTTGGCGAGCTTATCCATGTTCGGCGTTTCCGCGTACTCGAGCGGCGTCTTTCCGCCGAACTCCTTGATCGGCCTGTCGCCGAGTCCGTCGAGGATTATGAGCAATCCCTTCCTCTGCTTCATGTCTATCACCTTGGGTGAATAGGGGCGGTGAGTTAAAAGGTTTGTTGGGCTTTTGTGCCTGATGCCGTGAACGCCCAAAGTTTTGCAAATTGTGAAGGTAAAATTTTTAATCTTGCATGACAAATGTTGAGTAACTATTAACTAAGTGAACCAAGAGAATGAGCAGGAGGAAGCTTCTAATGAGAAGGAGTGCGGTAACGATGGCCCGGTTCTTCTCTATGTGTACCCGGGGCTTCGTTGTTACCTTTGTGCTCTCGGGATTCGTCGCTTTGAGCGCCCATTACGGTGCTGGTTTAAGCGAGGTTCTGGTGCCATGGTTTAGAGTGGGAGTCCTCTTTGGAATTGCCTACGCGTACATCACCTATCTCGAGTTCAGCAGGGAAAAGGCCAAGAAGGGAATGTCCCCTTGGGCCGCTGACAGATTGGCGTG
This region includes:
- a CDS encoding 2,3-bisphosphoglycerate-independent phosphoglycerate mutase, which gives rise to MKQRKGLLIILDGLGDRPIKEFGGKTPLEYAETPNMDKLAKMGILGQQDPIKPGQPAGSDTAHLSIFGYDPYTVYRGRGYLEAMGVGLDLSEDDLAFRVNFATIENGIITDRRAGRISTEEAHELAKAIQENVKIPVDFIFAGATGHRAVLVLKGMASGYKVGENDPHEAGKPPHRFIWEDEESKRVAEILEEFVRQAHEVLEKHPINEKRRKEGKPVANYLLIRGAGTYPGIPMKFTEQWKVKAGAVIAVSLVKGVARAIGFDVYTPEGATGEYNTDEMVKAKKAVELLKDYDFVFLHFKPTDAAGHDNNPKLKAEMIEKADRMVGYIIEHIDLEETVIAITGDHSTPCEVMNHSGDPVPLLIAGGGVRADHTEAFGERECMRGGLGRIKGHDIVPIMMDLMNRSEKFGA